The stretch of DNA TAATTGGAAATTCCATAATGAGAAATAAAAGGAGAAATTATGAAAGAATATAATGTTGCAGTTATTGGTATTGGAATGGTTGGTAAAAAAATGGTTGAAATACTTTATCAAAGAAATTTTCCATTAAAAAATTTAAAAGTTCTTGCAACAAGAGAAAGAGAAGAAGAAATAGCAGGAAAAATTTTAAAGATTGAAAAAATAAAAGAAAATTCATTTAATGAAATAGATATTGCTTTTTTCGCAGGAACAGAAGGGGAAAAAGGAGCAAGTTCTTTATTTGGATGGGAAGCAGTGAAAAAGGGCTGTATTGTTATTGATAATGGGGCAGATTTTAGAATGGATGAAAAAGTCCCCTTGATAATTCCAGAAGTAAATCCACATCATTTAAAAAAACATCAGGGATTTATTGCAAATCCAAATTGTTCAACTATTCAAATGGTCATGGCAATTTATCCTCTTGATAAAGAATTTTGTTTGAAAAGAGTTATTGTTTCAACATATCAGGCAGTTTCAGGAACAGGAAGAAAGGCAGTTGAAGAATTAAAAAAACAAACAGAGAGTTTTGTAAAAGGAGAGAAAATAAAGAGTGAAGTTTATCCACACCAGATTTTTGGCAATTTAATACCAGAAATTGGCAGTTTATCAGATGAATTTCCTGGCTATTTTACAGAAGAGGTTAAAATGATAAAAGAAACAAGAAAAATTCTTGACAATTATGACCTAAAAATTTCCGCAACATGTGTTAGAGTACCTGTGTTTAATGGTCATTCAGAATGTATTACCTGTGAATTTGAAAAAGAAGTACATGTAAAAAAAGTTAGAGAGATTTTAAGTAATTTTCATGGTATTAAAGTTATGGATAGACCAGAGGAGTCATATTATCC from bacterium encodes:
- a CDS encoding aspartate-semialdehyde dehydrogenase: MKEYNVAVIGIGMVGKKMVEILYQRNFPLKNLKVLATREREEEIAGKILKIEKIKENSFNEIDIAFFAGTEGEKGASSLFGWEAVKKGCIVIDNGADFRMDEKVPLIIPEVNPHHLKKHQGFIANPNCSTIQMVMAIYPLDKEFCLKRVIVSTYQAVSGTGRKAVEELKKQTESFVKGEKIKSEVYPHQIFGNLIPEIGSLSDEFPGYFTEEVKMIKETRKILDNYDLKISATCVRVPVFNGHSECITCEFEKEVHVKKVREILSNFHGIKVMDRPEESYYPTPLFATEKDEVFIGRIRKNPAIENAIDMWVVSDNIRKGAALNTIQIAEKMIEMSLL